In Paenibacillus algicola, a genomic segment contains:
- a CDS encoding MMPL family transporter, producing the protein MKEHGFGRWVAGPKTKWITLLVWIALVAILSVAWPMVNEKETNNAPNLPEDSLSVQADQVAAREFPSGEGVPALLVWQRTGGLTDEDLGVIQQLYGRLSASPVPYQLPEVIPFDKLPLPALKQQLSENGSSLVTPVFFEESAGAKETEEGLEQIQELTKDIAGANPFEESLGGEELTARVTGPAGISVDATGLFEDADVSLLIATVLIVLVILLLIYRSPILALIPLVAVGFAYGVISPVLGFLAGEGWITVDSQAIAIMTVLLFGAGTDYCLFLISRFRQDLREEESKSGALFRAMTQSSGAIAMSGITVVIAMLALLFAQYGAYYRFAIPFSLAILIMFIASLTLVPALLAILGRASFFPFVPRTPAMEEERAKRRNKPVKHRKVQSDNWIGRLVTTRPWTVVLTGVVLLGGLAAFTPQLKFTYDILSSFPEDMPSREGFSIIAEEFTPGELAPVKVMLDTEGQEINIQGILESQSFVSQAGEPAEGAENPNIKAVDVELAMNPYDLEAMHLIPDIRSLAESALTEAGIQDAASKVWVSGQTAVQYDTELIGDRDTRIIIPVVIGMITLLLLLYLRSVVATVYLVLTVILSYFSALGLGWLVLHYGWGAEAIQGSIPLYSFVFLVALGEDYNIFMISSIWKKSRHMPLKQAIREGVHETGSVITSAGLILAATFAVLATLPIQVLVQFGVITAIGVLLDTFIVRPFLVPAITTLLGRRAFWPGKAPYEEGAAVKEQA; encoded by the coding sequence ATGAAAGAGCATGGCTTCGGCCGATGGGTGGCTGGTCCCAAGACCAAATGGATTACACTCTTAGTATGGATTGCCCTGGTTGCTATTTTGAGCGTGGCCTGGCCGATGGTCAACGAGAAGGAAACCAACAATGCACCGAATCTGCCGGAGGACAGCCTGTCCGTGCAGGCAGATCAGGTTGCCGCGCGCGAGTTCCCCAGCGGAGAAGGGGTTCCGGCGCTGCTCGTATGGCAGCGGACCGGCGGCTTGACGGATGAGGATCTCGGCGTCATTCAGCAGCTGTATGGGAGGCTGTCGGCAAGTCCGGTGCCTTATCAGCTGCCGGAGGTCATTCCCTTTGACAAGCTGCCGCTGCCGGCACTGAAGCAGCAGCTGTCGGAGAACGGCAGCAGCCTTGTGACCCCTGTATTCTTTGAAGAATCGGCAGGGGCGAAGGAGACGGAAGAAGGCCTGGAGCAGATCCAGGAGCTGACGAAGGACATCGCCGGAGCCAATCCGTTCGAGGAGAGCCTTGGAGGAGAGGAGCTCACCGCCCGGGTAACTGGTCCTGCCGGAATTTCGGTGGATGCCACCGGCTTGTTTGAGGATGCGGATGTCTCACTGCTGATTGCGACCGTGCTCATCGTGCTCGTCATCCTGCTGCTGATTTACCGCTCACCGATTCTGGCCCTTATTCCTCTCGTGGCTGTAGGCTTCGCTTATGGCGTCATCAGTCCCGTGCTGGGCTTTCTGGCCGGCGAGGGCTGGATTACGGTTGACAGCCAGGCCATTGCGATTATGACGGTCCTGCTGTTCGGCGCAGGCACAGACTACTGCCTGTTCCTCATCTCTCGTTTCCGTCAGGATCTGCGGGAAGAGGAGAGCAAGAGCGGCGCCTTGTTCCGGGCGATGACTCAGTCCTCCGGCGCCATTGCCATGAGCGGCATCACCGTCGTCATTGCCATGCTGGCGCTGCTGTTTGCCCAATACGGCGCCTATTACCGGTTCGCCATTCCATTCAGCTTGGCGATTCTGATTATGTTCATTGCCAGTCTGACGCTCGTGCCGGCGCTGCTGGCCATTCTGGGCCGCGCCTCATTCTTCCCGTTCGTCCCGCGGACGCCGGCGATGGAAGAAGAGCGCGCCAAGCGCAGAAACAAGCCGGTCAAGCACCGCAAGGTCCAGTCGGACAACTGGATCGGACGCCTGGTGACCACCCGTCCCTGGACGGTTGTCCTGACCGGGGTCGTCCTGCTCGGCGGTCTTGCCGCTTTTACACCGCAGTTGAAATTTACGTATGACATTCTGTCCTCATTTCCGGAGGATATGCCTTCCCGGGAAGGCTTCAGCATTATTGCCGAGGAATTTACACCTGGTGAACTCGCTCCCGTCAAAGTGATGCTGGATACAGAAGGCCAGGAAATCAATATTCAGGGCATCCTGGAATCCCAGTCCTTCGTCAGCCAGGCAGGAGAGCCGGCAGAAGGAGCGGAGAATCCGAATATTAAGGCAGTCGATGTGGAATTGGCCATGAATCCGTATGATCTGGAGGCCATGCATCTGATTCCCGACATTCGCAGTCTCGCCGAGAGTGCACTGACCGAGGCTGGCATCCAGGACGCGGCCTCCAAGGTATGGGTGTCCGGGCAAACGGCGGTGCAATACGATACCGAGCTGATCGGTGACCGCGACACCCGGATTATTATTCCGGTCGTCATCGGCATGATTACACTGCTGCTGCTCCTCTATTTACGCTCTGTCGTAGCTACCGTGTATCTGGTGCTGACCGTCATCCTGTCCTACTTCTCGGCGCTTGGACTGGGCTGGCTCGTGCTTCATTACGGCTGGGGAGCCGAAGCCATTCAAGGCTCCATTCCGCTGTATTCCTTCGTATTCCTGGTTGCGCTGGGCGAAGACTACAACATCTTTATGATCTCTAGCATCTGGAAAAAAAGCCGGCACATGCCGCTGAAGCAGGCCATCCGCGAGGGTGTGCATGAAACCGGCTCGGTCATCACCTCGGCCGGCCTGATCCTTGCGGCAACCTTTGCCGTGCTGGCTACGCTGCCGATTCAGGTGCTCGTGCAGTTCGGTGTTATTACTGCGATCGGCGTCCTGCTGGACACCTTTATCGTTCGTCCGTTCCTCGTACCGGCCATTACGACCCTGCTGGGCCGCCGCGCCTTCTGGCCTGGCAAGGCTCCTTATGAGGAAGGGGCCGCTGTCAAGGAGCAGGCCTGA
- a CDS encoding TetR/AcrR family transcriptional regulator: MSSNLRSPGRPKRKNQEPSVQETVLIKASMLFMELGYEAVSLQQIAKACGITKASIYYYYKGKPELFTAALTAVMHRVSQRTAALLDQEMSLRERLILLAETKLSRHHADFETIMREARSSLSPEQLNEIHRAEDGIHDILAEHLRRGMESKEIRDMDPLLAAHAISSVLMVGNREIAKGTPAPQLARDIIDMFWLGLQR; encoded by the coding sequence ATGTCATCCAATCTCCGATCTCCCGGCAGGCCCAAGCGGAAGAATCAGGAGCCGTCGGTGCAGGAAACCGTATTGATCAAAGCCTCTATGCTATTTATGGAGCTTGGTTATGAAGCCGTGTCCTTGCAGCAGATTGCCAAGGCCTGCGGGATTACGAAGGCCTCGATATATTACTATTACAAGGGAAAGCCCGAGCTGTTTACTGCGGCACTGACAGCCGTCATGCACCGGGTCAGCCAGCGCACCGCGGCTCTTCTAGATCAAGAAATGTCTTTGCGGGAGCGGCTGATTCTGCTGGCCGAAACCAAGCTGAGCCGGCATCATGCCGATTTCGAAACCATTATGAGAGAAGCCCGCTCCTCGCTGTCTCCAGAGCAGCTGAACGAAATCCACCGAGCCGAAGACGGCATTCACGATATTCTGGCCGAGCATCTGCGCCGGGGTATGGAGTCCAAGGAGATCCGCGACATGGACCCCCTGCTCGCGGCTCATGCGATCTCGTCCGTGCTGATGGTCGGCAACCGTGAAATTGCCAAGGGCACGCCCGCTCCCCAGCTGGCACGGGACATTATTGATATGTTCTGGCTGGGACTGCAGCGCTAA
- a CDS encoding diacylglycerol/lipid kinase family protein translates to MYNRAMLIYNGKAGQQDWAGLLGSVSAILAPAVRELLLYQTLKPGDGEQVCKERGEEFDLVFIMGGDGTVHECINGLARLQAPPLIGILPAGTCNDFARSLNLPPDPLLAAQQLLQGRRRYVDLGVAGDRVFTNFYGIGLITEASDNISSGLKGALGKISYFISTLQTVRSAEPFRYRLEWEGGTLEDEAVMIYVSNGRFLGTQPLPFPNNALEDGKLDVMVIREAGLPLLKELLSRKNQEEWRPGDESISYFQATRVALSTAKPMKADMDGEKYLDTPAKLQVSSQALQFLTG, encoded by the coding sequence ATGTACAATCGGGCGATGCTGATTTATAACGGGAAGGCGGGACAGCAGGATTGGGCCGGGCTGCTAGGCAGTGTGAGTGCGATTCTTGCTCCGGCCGTCCGGGAGCTTCTCCTCTATCAGACCTTGAAGCCCGGTGACGGGGAGCAGGTATGCAAGGAGCGGGGAGAGGAGTTTGATCTGGTGTTCATTATGGGCGGTGACGGCACCGTACATGAGTGTATTAATGGCCTTGCGCGTCTGCAGGCGCCGCCGCTGATCGGCATCCTACCGGCAGGCACCTGCAACGACTTCGCCAGGTCGCTCAATCTGCCGCCGGACCCGCTGCTGGCGGCTCAGCAGCTGCTTCAAGGCCGCCGCCGTTATGTGGATCTGGGCGTAGCAGGGGATCGGGTCTTCACTAATTTTTACGGTATTGGCCTTATTACGGAAGCGTCCGATAACATCTCCTCCGGCCTGAAAGGAGCGCTGGGCAAAATCAGCTATTTCATCAGTACCCTGCAGACCGTGCGCTCTGCCGAGCCGTTCCGCTACAGGCTGGAATGGGAGGGCGGTACCCTGGAGGATGAAGCGGTTATGATTTATGTGTCCAATGGACGTTTTCTGGGCACGCAGCCTTTACCGTTCCCGAACAACGCATTGGAAGACGGAAAGCTGGATGTGATGGTCATTCGCGAGGCCGGGCTGCCCCTGCTTAAAGAGCTGCTCAGCCGCAAGAATCAGGAGGAGTGGCGTCCGGGAGATGAGAGCATTTCTTATTTCCAGGCCACCCGTGTTGCTCTTTCGACCGCAAAGCCCATGAAGGCGGATATGGACGGGGAGAAGTATCTGGATACGCCTGCGAAGCTTCAGGTTTCTTCACAGGCGCTGCAGTTTCTGACCGGGTAA